In the genome of Calditrichota bacterium, the window CATCGAGTCGGCGATTGCGCGTGCCAAGAGCGGCGATTCCATTGTCCTGCGGGGTGGGATCTACCGGACCGGCAGGCTGGTCTTCAACCAGGCGATCACCATTCAGCCGTATCTCGATGAGCAGCCGATACTCAAGGGCACGTACCTGGCCACCAGCTGGCAGAACCTCGGGAACGGTCTGTGGGTCACTAAATGGCCACATCCGTTTCCCTCTCGGCCGGCCGACTGGTGGAACCGCGACCGCGAAGGCAAAGTGACACCGCTACACCGCTTCAACAATGACATGGTGTTTGTGGACGGCCGGTTTTTGCAATCGGCCGGCTGGGAAGGGGAGGTCGACGAAAACACCTTCTACATCGACTATGAGAGCGGCAGAGTCTACATCGGCGTCGACCCGACAGACAAAAAAGTGGAAATCACCGCGTTTGATGTGGCGCTCTTACGGACCACAAGAGAGGTTCACGGCAAGAAACCAGACCGCAAGGGACCGAAGATACGAGGCATCACTTTCACACAGTATGCGTTTCGCGCCTTGGAGGTGGAAGGAGCATTCCCGGAAGGTGCCGCCGATGAAGCGACCTTCGGCAAAGACGTGGTCGGCACGCTGCTGGAAAACTGCACCATTTCCTACTGCTCTCGCGTGGGGGCCTATCTTAGAGGAGACTCGCTAACGATTCGCCACTGCCGGGTGAGCGACACAAGCACCGAAGGCATCTATATCATGAGTTCCAATGACGTGCTCCTCGAGAGGAACATCTTCACGCGGAACAACATTGAAAGGGTAACGGGTTACTACCCGGCCGCGGTGAAGATTTTTAACCAGTGCCATCGCGTCACGTGCCGGGACAACTTGGTGATCGATCTTCCGTATTCCAATGGCATTTGGTACGACGTGGGCAACGTCGACGGGCGGTTCCTGAACAATTGGGTGGAGAATGTGGGGAGCACCAAGGGGCGGTTTCCGATTGAGCGTCCTTGGCCGAGCAATAATGGCTTCTTCTTTGAGATTTCCAAAGGGGCAATATGTGCAGGGAACGTCTTCGTCAATTGTGATCACGGGCTGTGGGTGCTCAACAGTTCAGATGTTCACATCTACAACAACACCTTTGTGAACAGCACCGCCTGCATCTCGCGCAATGCGCGGAGTGCAGCCGCGGACCAATTCGGCTGGCATGCCAGTACTGGGCCTGATGTGGACAAGCGGCATGGTCATGTCTTTGTGAACAACCTGCTCTATGCGGACGAGGGTTTCGAGCGCCCGTTGCTCTATGTATGGCAGCCGGCAGTGTTATGTGAACG includes:
- a CDS encoding right-handed parallel beta-helix repeat-containing protein, producing the protein MARSREQSCPYFHVLTLALLLLRVLCAVPSLGQPSGGPYGPLHQSYAIPQVEGKVYYVAPDGKPDAAGNSPSSPTTIESAIARAKSGDSIVLRGGIYRTGRLVFNQAITIQPYLDEQPILKGTYLATSWQNLGNGLWVTKWPHPFPSRPADWWNRDREGKVTPLHRFNNDMVFVDGRFLQSAGWEGEVDENTFYIDYESGRVYIGVDPTDKKVEITAFDVALLRTTREVHGKKPDRKGPKIRGITFTQYAFRALEVEGAFPEGAADEATFGKDVVGTLLENCTISYCSRVGAYLRGDSLTIRHCRVSDTSTEGIYIMSSNDVLLERNIFTRNNIERVTGYYPAAVKIFNQCHRVTCRDNLVIDLPYSNGIWYDVGNVDGRFLNNWVENVGSTKGRFPIERPWPSNNGFFFEISKGAICAGNVFVNCDHGLWVLNSSDVHIYNNTFVNSTACISRNARSAAADQFGWHASTGPDVDKRHGHVFVNNLLYADEGFERPLLYVWQPAVLCERLQHSQLRAMDHNLFLTKASRATVPLIVWGPEKTDSCYLVYESFDSFQKAHPEYAAQSWHVSWYPGQLFKSLELGDYRLLDSSPGAAAGRQLPTEIGKLLGTDGGYVGAFPPLHAEF